In the genome of Paenibacillus pabuli, one region contains:
- a CDS encoding helix-turn-helix domain-containing protein, translated as MIPSIGGYMSYLTSISVTQSISIDNSVTQLQKSQEILEGRMAEVEGFTRQLAVNQELNVLMNERDNETNVYGIWRTMENVLTFGQTNDFLQNYYIYLANYNLILTPGSSYRPNHYYTDFRYNDLSLEEWMKDVLGKTHRSEIKPLSSYVSRGKQTSVITYMQSLPLDSFNDSSPAVAVVIIDEKMILNLLSSLNDRYGGWVHISDAEGNTIALQGSAEPDMMKMASDSHFDPSRVSQFYGDDLVITTRSDKNGWVYQAGIPRHVLMENANRIKGMTLLITGGTLLIGLIAGLVLAYRNSVPINRLLSVMKEQFGKDDSAPKNEFDFLSGNIADMLTKNKLLESELNRQLPLVRDAFLKRLISGEFKSRDEILSTAEQADINLYQGTGYAGIVQIKGYASMDSVEILNELNASRLLLKQALADLGVDVLMTDMGSDKVVILFFSRETDSGKDREKEDITHIIENLAQYVFNEYRITIQSGFGNLFTSLTEVSLSFDQANQALEYAVYMNKKGMLWNNEAQTENTTYYYPLDSEQRLIGTIRAGELEEAKRIVDAIIVQNMEQRELSMEMKHQLVGEMKGTFLKLLDQKAFMEYTSIENVKRRVIDIGSSEPLETIKAEFYEIMEELCSVIANKKKDAHIQIIKQIKEFTAEMYSDTELTLYRVAEHVERPEKYISQLFKEFTGVNFSDHLIKVRMDQAEILLKESNYTVDEIASRVGYNSSHSFRRAFKRLNGVSPSVYRQSVDD; from the coding sequence GTGATACCCAGCATTGGCGGTTATATGTCTTATCTGACTTCCATCTCCGTAACACAGTCCATTTCCATTGACAATAGTGTTACCCAACTTCAAAAAAGCCAGGAAATATTGGAGGGCCGCATGGCAGAAGTGGAGGGATTCACCCGACAGCTTGCGGTCAATCAGGAATTGAACGTTCTCATGAATGAAAGGGACAACGAAACCAACGTATATGGGATATGGAGAACGATGGAGAATGTGTTGACCTTTGGACAGACCAATGATTTTCTGCAAAATTATTATATTTATCTTGCGAATTACAATCTAATTTTGACCCCAGGTTCTTCTTATAGACCGAATCACTATTACACGGATTTCCGTTATAACGATCTTTCGTTGGAAGAATGGATGAAAGACGTGTTGGGGAAAACCCACCGTAGTGAGATTAAACCGCTCAGTTCCTATGTCAGTAGGGGAAAGCAGACCTCGGTAATCACATATATGCAGTCATTGCCTCTGGATAGCTTCAATGATTCTTCACCGGCGGTTGCCGTTGTAATCATTGACGAGAAGATGATTCTCAATCTGTTGTCCAGCCTGAATGATCGATACGGTGGCTGGGTTCATATCAGCGATGCGGAGGGCAATACCATTGCACTTCAAGGGAGCGCTGAGCCTGACATGATGAAAATGGCCTCTGACTCTCATTTTGATCCAAGTAGAGTCAGCCAGTTCTATGGGGATGATCTCGTGATTACAACAAGATCCGATAAGAACGGATGGGTATATCAGGCGGGGATCCCCCGTCATGTCCTGATGGAGAATGCAAACAGGATCAAGGGGATGACGCTTCTTATTACTGGCGGCACACTGCTCATCGGACTGATTGCTGGACTCGTGTTGGCCTACCGCAACAGCGTACCAATCAATCGACTGTTAAGTGTAATGAAAGAGCAGTTTGGGAAGGATGATTCAGCTCCCAAAAATGAATTTGATTTTTTGAGTGGAAATATTGCGGATATGCTTACCAAGAACAAGCTGCTTGAATCCGAATTGAATCGCCAGCTCCCATTGGTCAGGGATGCCTTTCTGAAGCGGCTGATCTCCGGCGAATTCAAATCGCGGGATGAGATTCTTTCCACGGCCGAACAGGCAGATATTAATTTGTATCAAGGCACGGGATATGCAGGAATTGTCCAGATTAAGGGGTATGCCAGTATGGACAGTGTTGAGATCCTGAATGAACTGAATGCCTCCCGACTACTGTTGAAGCAGGCTTTGGCTGATCTGGGCGTAGATGTCCTGATGACGGATATGGGCTCGGATAAAGTGGTCATCCTATTCTTTTCCAGGGAAACCGACTCCGGAAAGGATCGTGAAAAGGAAGATATCACGCATATCATAGAGAATCTGGCACAGTATGTGTTCAATGAATACAGGATCACCATCCAGTCCGGATTCGGAAATTTATTTACATCGTTGACAGAGGTCAGCCTTTCCTTTGATCAGGCCAATCAAGCGCTGGAGTATGCAGTCTACATGAACAAAAAAGGCATGCTGTGGAACAACGAAGCCCAAACCGAAAATACAACGTATTATTACCCGCTGGATTCGGAGCAGCGACTGATTGGCACGATCCGTGCAGGAGAGCTTGAAGAGGCCAAGCGGATTGTTGATGCAATTATTGTGCAGAACATGGAGCAGCGGGAGTTGTCCATGGAAATGAAACATCAACTTGTCGGAGAAATGAAGGGGACATTTCTCAAACTGCTTGATCAAAAGGCGTTTATGGAGTACACCTCCATCGAGAATGTGAAACGGCGGGTCATTGATATTGGTTCCTCAGAGCCGCTCGAAACGATCAAAGCTGAGTTTTATGAAATCATGGAAGAGCTTTGCTCCGTTATTGCCAACAAGAAGAAGGATGCCCATATTCAAATCATCAAACAGATTAAGGAATTCACTGCGGAAATGTATTCAGATACAGAGCTGACGCTGTATCGGGTGGCAGAACATGTGGAGCGGCCCGAGAAATACATTTCTCAATTATTCAAAGAGTTTACCGGTGTTAATTTCTCCGACCACCTGATCAAAGTTCGAATGGACCAGGCGGAGATCTTGTTGAAAGAGAGCAATTATACGGTGGATGAGATTGCGTCACGGGTAGGTTATAATAGTTCTCACTCCTTCAGGAGGGCCTTCAAACGATTGAATGGCGTTTCACCTAGTGTGTACAGACAATCGGTTGACGATTAG
- a CDS encoding carbohydrate ABC transporter permease gives MAANVQTKIKESAVDKTFLITIYILLSLVALVVIYPLIFIVSSSISSPAAVTSGRVWLWPVDISFNGYKALFNTPEILIGYGNSIFYTAAGTLISVALTIMIAYPLSRKTFFGRNTLMMIITFTMIFSGGLIPTYMVVKQLHLIDTRWALLIPNAIWVWQVIIARSFFQSSIPGELLEASEIDGCSDMRFIWSVVLPLSKPIIAVLVLMYAVGQWNAYFDALIYLKSADLFPLQLILRSIIIQNNGSGAMDVAKMVERQQLTELLKYSLIVVATLPVLVIYPFVQRHFVQGMLVGSVKG, from the coding sequence ATGGCTGCAAACGTTCAAACCAAGATTAAAGAGTCCGCCGTGGACAAAACGTTTCTGATTACCATCTACATTTTGCTCAGTCTCGTGGCGCTGGTGGTCATTTACCCACTGATATTTATCGTCAGCAGCTCCATTAGCAGCCCGGCAGCAGTAACTTCCGGCCGAGTATGGCTATGGCCCGTAGATATTTCCTTCAACGGTTACAAGGCATTATTTAATACACCTGAGATTCTCATCGGCTACGGTAACTCCATTTTTTATACGGCCGCCGGTACGCTGATCAGTGTAGCGTTGACCATCATGATTGCCTACCCGTTGTCTCGTAAAACCTTTTTCGGCAGAAACACCCTGATGATGATCATTACCTTTACCATGATTTTCAGCGGTGGGCTGATTCCGACCTATATGGTGGTGAAGCAGCTTCATCTGATTGATACCCGCTGGGCGTTACTGATCCCGAATGCCATCTGGGTATGGCAGGTTATTATCGCTCGCTCATTCTTTCAATCATCTATTCCCGGTGAGCTTCTGGAGGCCAGCGAAATTGACGGCTGCAGTGATATGCGATTTATATGGAGTGTTGTACTCCCGTTATCGAAGCCGATTATCGCCGTGCTGGTTCTCATGTATGCTGTGGGGCAGTGGAATGCGTACTTTGATGCCCTGATCTATCTCAAATCGGCAGACTTGTTCCCGCTGCAACTCATCCTACGAAGTATCATTATTCAAAACAACGGTTCGGGTGCCATGGACGTGGCGAAAATGGTGGAAAGACAGCAGCTTACCGAACTGTTAAAATATTCGTTAATTGTGGTCGCCACGTTACCCGTACTCGTCATCTATCCATTTGTACAGCGCCATTTTGTACAGGGGATGCTGGTCGGTTCTGTTAAGGGTTGA
- the tnpA gene encoding IS200/IS605 family transposase, with the protein MNKYRRTNTTVSLLNYHFVFCPRYRRKIFLKSDVEQRFKELVHEVCAELKIVIVAMECDKDHTHMILNALPTLSPAEIMAKIKGVTSKKLREEFPHLLHLPSLWTRSYFVSTAGHVSSENIKRYVEQQKTRG; encoded by the coding sequence ATGAATAAATATAGAAGAACAAACACAACCGTATCTTTGTTGAACTATCATTTTGTGTTCTGCCCACGATACAGGAGAAAGATATTTCTCAAATCGGATGTAGAACAGCGCTTCAAGGAATTGGTGCATGAGGTATGTGCAGAGCTTAAAATTGTGATTGTTGCCATGGAGTGCGACAAAGACCATACACATATGATTCTCAATGCACTTCCAACCTTAAGCCCTGCTGAGATCATGGCAAAAATAAAAGGAGTCACATCAAAAAAACTACGAGAAGAGTTTCCCCACCTTCTGCATTTGCCCAGTTTGTGGACACGTTCCTATTTTGTTTCTACCGCTGGACATGTATCAAGTGAGAACATCAAGCGTTATGTTGAACAACAAAAGACAAGGGGGTGA
- a CDS encoding ABC transporter permease, which produces MIPPLLFFLIFKYYPMINAVLAFKDYNVIKGIWGSDWVGFQNFRLFFENPLFWTLVKNTILLSGYLVLAGFPIPIVLALMINEVRGAKFKKFVQLVSFAPYFISTVVMVSMIMLFLAPRLGFVNIAMNFFGLDSVNFLGEPGMFRSIYVWSDIWQTAGYSAVIYLAALAGIDPTLYEAAKVDGASRFQKIRHVDLPGLVPTIVIILILNVGNVMAIGFEKVYLLQNPLNLANSEIIATYVYRVGLLNANYSFATAVGLFNSLINLVLLVTVNGLAKRVTKNSIW; this is translated from the coding sequence GTGATTCCGCCCTTGCTATTTTTTCTCATCTTCAAGTATTATCCGATGATCAATGCGGTTCTTGCCTTTAAGGACTATAACGTCATCAAGGGAATATGGGGAAGTGATTGGGTTGGTTTTCAAAACTTTCGTCTGTTCTTTGAGAACCCATTATTCTGGACCCTGGTGAAGAACACCATTTTACTTAGCGGTTATTTAGTGTTGGCCGGATTTCCGATTCCGATTGTGCTCGCACTCATGATTAATGAGGTACGTGGAGCCAAGTTCAAGAAATTCGTCCAACTCGTATCCTTTGCACCCTATTTCATCTCAACAGTCGTGATGGTGTCCATGATTATGCTGTTCCTGGCACCACGGCTTGGATTTGTGAACATCGCCATGAACTTCTTTGGGCTGGATTCCGTGAATTTTCTGGGTGAGCCGGGCATGTTCCGCTCGATCTACGTCTGGTCCGACATTTGGCAGACTGCGGGCTACAGTGCGGTTATTTATTTGGCAGCACTTGCCGGAATCGATCCCACATTGTACGAAGCAGCCAAAGTTGATGGAGCCTCGCGTTTTCAAAAAATCCGTCACGTGGATCTGCCAGGGTTGGTGCCAACCATTGTTATTATTTTGATCCTGAATGTCGGGAATGTCATGGCGATTGGCTTTGAGAAAGTCTACCTGCTACAAAACCCGCTCAATCTGGCTAATTCCGAGATCATTGCAACCTATGTCTATCGCGTCGGCCTGTTGAATGCCAATTATAGCTTTGCAACTGCGGTAGGGCTGTTCAACTCACTGATCAATCTGGTCTTACTGGTTACGGTGAATGGTTTGGCGAAGAGAGTTACTAAGAATAGCATTTGGTAG
- a CDS encoding X2-like carbohydrate binding domain-containing protein encodes MKRIGKRMAMCFMVFMIAAVQFGIMGTTGNVAQAADKSLAQKPYMGWSSYSMQVYDGAGNWTSAESIKKQSDAMREKLQAHGYEYINIDAGWNGDEDEYGRPIPSTVLYPNGFQEVIDYVHNNGQKIGIYLIPGLSITAYNKNLEVYGTGGACRMQDIAVKPLVVMDAWDSYTYKIDFSNPCSQKYVDSIADLLGEWGINFVKFDSVTPGSGINNLSRDARGDVEAWSKALDRNNIWFELSWALDHNYVDFWKKYANGWRIDWDVEAYDSSKGLTEWSSISRLFPIASLWWRDAGPGGWNDFDSLNVGNGSMDGLTRDERKTATTFWAISSAPLYTGNDLTRLDSYGLELLTNDEVIAVNQAGRPAHPVSMDTKQQVWYANNGDGTYNVALFNLGNRSAEVKVKWSDIGLEGPASVRDLWSHSELGNFNHEFSGGVLEPHASRMLKVTALSGTSAVNDDDTGMRYSGDWKRNGGKEQIDGRQDLSIAITDSSTTGPANMNTQQGADLEAGDDPTANAENVANAASMDAAAVTDVVYINDDDSNIQYKGSWSPNTGRSFGDYKDDVHFTERDGDSFEYTFTGTGIDLLTEKDQGLGDMIVTLDDGTPETVSAYTNGEREVQQVLYSAAGLTNGSHTLKVVKQSGQYMLLDALKVTMEIPTGGQNSTISPASADFDKAAEQQKDITVTLSLNGNTLTGIENDEVMLSEDDYTVVNDQLNIKKEYLAQLPVGTAALHVTFSAGDPQTLTVRVSDPTGIRYELINNDDPAIKYNGSWSRSTGRGMGDYKDDVQYTETNGDSFEYSFRGTGIQLFTEVDQSQGDMDIYVDGQFKETVSAYRNGRLAQQNLYSISGLPDGQHTLKAVKKSGRFMLLDMLKIELPNMINPVNASFDKSASAQADIDVTLLVQAESFKGVANGPNELIRGTDYTVSGDHITLSKTYLAAQPVGTLNLRFSFGGDYLNDVHFTTADGDFFEYTFKGTGISLITPTGPEQGEVDIYVDGQLKQTVNAYSPSRKMMQEIYSISGLAKGQHTLKVVKKSGELMLADQLKFTVPTGNGNGEPTNPSNPGGPSNPGAPSNPGGPSTPVVKPSDTSVPGTTPESGTTDGTTAIESGQDIRYKAYIQGYPGGLFKPDNKLTRAEMATIIAMVSEKEAKGSAVAFSDVKSEYWGADAIAKVSKMGLMNGYKDGTFKPNQSITRAELASLVALLGPDAGTSGNGFSDISSHWAKEAILKAQRLGILKGYSDGTFRPNALLTRAEAVVAINRALGREPLTNVSQPQWKDVPSTHWAYGDIEAASTDQIVKPRTEVEEPKKK; translated from the coding sequence TTGAAACGAATCGGAAAAAGGATGGCAATGTGTTTTATGGTATTCATGATTGCGGCGGTGCAGTTCGGGATTATGGGAACGACAGGCAATGTGGCACAAGCAGCAGATAAGAGCCTGGCCCAAAAGCCGTATATGGGTTGGAGCAGTTACAGCATGCAGGTATATGACGGGGCGGGTAACTGGACATCGGCCGAGAGTATTAAGAAGCAGTCGGACGCCATGCGTGAGAAGCTGCAAGCTCATGGATATGAATACATTAATATTGATGCTGGCTGGAACGGTGACGAAGATGAATACGGCCGTCCTATTCCGAGTACTGTACTTTATCCAAATGGATTTCAGGAAGTCATTGATTATGTCCATAATAACGGACAGAAGATCGGGATCTATCTCATTCCGGGACTATCAATCACCGCCTACAATAAAAATCTGGAGGTGTATGGAACGGGTGGGGCATGTCGTATGCAGGATATTGCGGTAAAGCCGCTCGTTGTAATGGATGCTTGGGATTCATACACTTACAAAATTGATTTTTCGAATCCTTGCTCACAGAAGTATGTTGACTCTATCGCGGATCTTCTTGGCGAGTGGGGCATCAATTTTGTCAAATTCGACAGTGTGACGCCAGGATCAGGAATCAATAACCTGAGCCGGGATGCACGCGGTGATGTGGAGGCATGGTCCAAAGCACTGGACAGAAATAATATCTGGTTTGAGCTTTCCTGGGCGCTTGACCACAATTACGTGGACTTTTGGAAAAAGTATGCAAACGGCTGGAGGATCGATTGGGATGTTGAAGCCTATGACAGCAGTAAGGGCTTAACGGAGTGGTCGAGTATTTCACGCTTATTCCCCATAGCGTCCCTCTGGTGGCGTGATGCAGGTCCGGGGGGCTGGAACGATTTTGATTCCCTGAATGTCGGGAATGGCTCGATGGATGGTCTGACCAGGGACGAGCGGAAGACCGCTACAACGTTCTGGGCGATCTCTTCGGCACCGTTATATACAGGTAATGATCTGACCAGGCTGGATAGCTATGGACTGGAGCTGCTGACGAATGACGAAGTTATCGCGGTCAATCAGGCCGGACGTCCAGCCCATCCGGTTTCCATGGACACCAAACAGCAGGTTTGGTATGCCAATAACGGAGATGGTACGTACAACGTAGCTCTGTTCAATCTGGGCAATCGGAGTGCCGAGGTTAAAGTCAAATGGAGTGATATTGGCCTCGAAGGTCCGGCTTCGGTCCGTGATCTCTGGAGCCATTCCGAGCTGGGGAATTTCAATCATGAATTCAGTGGCGGCGTGCTGGAACCCCATGCTTCCCGGATGCTTAAAGTAACCGCACTGAGCGGAACATCGGCCGTTAATGATGATGATACGGGCATGCGTTATAGTGGGGATTGGAAGCGTAACGGAGGCAAGGAGCAAATCGATGGCAGACAGGATCTGAGCATCGCCATTACGGATTCCTCGACCACTGGTCCAGCGAATATGAATACGCAGCAGGGAGCTGACTTGGAAGCCGGGGATGACCCAACAGCGAATGCAGAAAATGTAGCAAATGCTGCTTCCATGGATGCGGCTGCTGTTACCGATGTGGTGTACATTAATGATGATGACAGCAATATTCAATACAAGGGTTCATGGAGTCCAAATACCGGCAGAAGTTTCGGGGATTACAAAGATGACGTACATTTTACGGAAAGAGACGGTGATTCTTTTGAATATACCTTTACCGGAACAGGCATTGACCTGCTGACGGAGAAGGATCAGGGTTTGGGAGACATGATTGTCACACTCGACGATGGAACGCCTGAAACGGTTAGCGCTTATACCAATGGTGAACGAGAAGTCCAACAGGTGCTGTATAGTGCTGCTGGATTGACTAACGGTTCGCATACCTTGAAGGTAGTCAAACAATCGGGGCAGTACATGTTGCTGGATGCACTTAAAGTAACAATGGAAATTCCTACAGGGGGGCAGAACAGCACCATTAGTCCCGCTTCTGCTGATTTTGACAAGGCAGCAGAACAACAGAAGGATATTACTGTCACGCTCTCATTGAACGGGAATACATTAACTGGCATTGAAAATGACGAAGTAATGCTTAGTGAAGACGACTACACGGTGGTCAATGACCAACTGAACATCAAGAAAGAATATCTCGCCCAACTGCCTGTAGGAACTGCAGCCTTACACGTCACTTTCAGTGCTGGTGATCCGCAGACTCTTACCGTTCGGGTCAGTGATCCAACGGGCATTCGTTATGAACTGATCAATAACGACGATCCGGCCATTAAGTACAATGGCTCATGGTCCCGCAGCACAGGGCGAGGGATGGGCGACTATAAGGATGATGTGCAGTATACCGAGACGAATGGTGATTCTTTTGAATATAGCTTCCGAGGAACGGGAATCCAGCTGTTCACGGAGGTAGACCAGTCTCAGGGAGATATGGATATCTACGTGGACGGTCAATTCAAGGAAACGGTCAGTGCGTATCGCAACGGAAGATTGGCGCAGCAGAATCTGTACAGCATATCGGGCCTACCGGATGGGCAGCACACGCTGAAGGCCGTCAAGAAATCGGGTAGATTCATGCTGCTGGATATGCTCAAGATTGAGCTTCCAAATATGATTAATCCGGTGAATGCGAGCTTTGACAAATCAGCTTCCGCTCAGGCTGACATTGATGTCACACTGCTGGTTCAGGCGGAGAGCTTTAAGGGCGTTGCCAACGGCCCCAATGAACTGATTCGGGGCACTGATTATACGGTTAGTGGCGACCACATTACACTGAGCAAAACGTATCTTGCTGCCCAGCCTGTGGGAACGTTGAATCTCCGTTTTTCCTTCGGCGGTGATTATCTCAATGACGTACATTTTACGACGGCGGATGGAGATTTCTTCGAATACACCTTCAAAGGTACCGGAATAAGCTTAATTACACCTACTGGACCAGAGCAGGGAGAAGTGGATATTTATGTCGACGGACAATTGAAGCAAACCGTGAACGCATACAGTCCGAGTCGGAAAATGATGCAGGAGATCTACAGCATCTCAGGACTGGCGAAAGGCCAGCATACACTCAAAGTTGTTAAGAAATCCGGTGAACTCATGCTGGCCGACCAGCTGAAATTTACTGTCCCTACTGGTAATGGAAACGGTGAACCAACAAATCCGTCGAATCCCGGTGGACCATCCAATCCGGGTGCACCATCCAATCCAGGCGGACCATCGACTCCAGTCGTCAAGCCCTCAGACACTTCTGTGCCCGGAACAACTCCTGAATCCGGAACTACTGACGGGACAACAGCAATAGAGAGTGGTCAGGATATAAGGTATAAGGCGTATATTCAAGGATATCCGGGCGGTTTGTTCAAGCCGGATAACAAACTCACCCGTGCAGAGATGGCGACCATAATCGCCATGGTATCTGAGAAAGAAGCCAAGGGATCTGCTGTTGCATTCAGTGACGTTAAATCTGAATATTGGGGAGCCGACGCCATTGCCAAGGTAAGCAAGATGGGGCTGATGAATGGGTACAAGGATGGCACGTTTAAGCCAAATCAGTCAATAACTCGGGCGGAGCTGGCCAGTCTTGTAGCCCTTCTTGGTCCGGATGCAGGAACTTCAGGCAATGGATTCTCTGATATTAGCAGCCACTGGGCCAAGGAAGCCATTTTGAAAGCGCAAAGACTAGGCATCCTCAAAGGCTATAGTGATGGAACATTTCGACCGAATGCCTTACTGACAAGAGCGGAAGCCGTTGTAGCAATCAACAGAGCTTTGGGCAGAGAACCACTCACGAACGTTTCGCAACCGCAGTGGAAGGATGTTCCTTCCACACACTGGGCCTATGGCGATATTGAAGCAGCATCTACGGATCAGATTGTAAAACCCCGGACGGAAGTGGAAGAGCCAAAAAAGAAATAA
- a CDS encoding RNA-guided endonuclease InsQ/TnpB family protein, with protein sequence MSQTVTVKVKLLPTQEQIQLLQQSSHEYIRVVNTLVAEMVEEKKRLKKTTKDIPANLPSAVKNQAIKDANSVFSTKVKKSKYAIIPILKKPICVWNNQNYSLDFTHISIPFMVEGKSKRLKIRALFIDKNHRNVDLLKHKLGTLRVTKSSGKWVAQIAVTMPTTEKTGMRILGVDLGLKVPAVAITDNDHVRFFGNGRENKYKKRKFRSVRQKLGKQKKVNAIRKLDDKEQRWMKDKDHKVSREIVHFAVENKTSVIRLEQLTNIRQTTRTSRKNEKNLHTWSFYRLAHFIEYKANMAGIKVEYVNPAYSSQTCPECSKKNKAQDRRYTCPCGFKKHRDIVGAMNIRYATVIGGNSQSA encoded by the coding sequence ATGTCTCAGACCGTAACGGTTAAGGTAAAGCTGCTGCCGACTCAAGAGCAGATCCAACTATTGCAACAAAGCAGTCATGAATATATCCGAGTTGTGAATACACTCGTGGCCGAGATGGTAGAAGAAAAGAAAAGGTTGAAGAAGACAACAAAAGACATTCCTGCTAATCTACCAAGTGCAGTAAAAAATCAAGCGATTAAAGATGCGAATAGTGTATTCTCTACCAAAGTGAAGAAAAGTAAATACGCAATCATACCGATCCTAAAGAAACCGATTTGCGTATGGAATAACCAAAACTATTCTCTTGACTTCACGCACATTTCCATTCCATTCATGGTAGAGGGAAAATCCAAGCGTTTAAAAATTCGTGCATTGTTCATCGACAAAAACCATCGAAACGTTGACCTTTTGAAGCATAAACTGGGTACGCTCCGTGTCACGAAAAGCTCAGGGAAGTGGGTAGCCCAAATTGCTGTCACCATGCCAACAACTGAAAAAACGGGTATGCGGATTTTGGGCGTTGATTTAGGGCTGAAAGTCCCTGCCGTAGCCATCACAGATAATGATCACGTTCGCTTCTTTGGGAATGGGCGAGAAAACAAGTACAAGAAACGGAAGTTTCGTAGTGTTCGTCAAAAGCTAGGAAAACAAAAGAAAGTGAACGCTATTCGCAAGTTAGATGATAAAGAACAACGATGGATGAAAGACAAAGACCACAAAGTCAGTCGTGAAATCGTTCATTTCGCAGTTGAAAATAAGACTTCTGTCATTCGCTTAGAGCAACTAACGAATATTAGGCAGACGACAAGAACAAGTCGTAAAAACGAAAAGAATCTACACACATGGTCATTCTACCGTTTGGCACACTTCATTGAATACAAAGCAAATATGGCAGGGATCAAAGTGGAATATGTGAACCCTGCATATTCAAGTCAAACCTGTCCAGAATGTTCAAAAAAGAACAAGGCGCAAGATAGAAGATATACGTGTCCATGTGGATTCAAGAAACATCGTGATATCGTTGGGGCGATGAATATTCGCTACGCAACTGTGATTGGCGGTAACAGTCAATCAGCCTAA
- the pelA gene encoding pectate lyase, translating to MLKAKTRFASFVMACTMVFSVVGMVFQPAAKVSAADASGTTASISDILKNQRPDGGWKKDYKETSGEWAKSTIDNKATYSEIRRLAKEFKKTNDPRYSAAAIKGINFLLNMQYSNGGWPQVYQSSGYHTHITFNDDAMINVMYMLDEVGARKGDFSFIDSSLADRSKKSVAKGVDAILNTQVVTNGKLTAWGQQHDSTSLKPAGARIYEVPSLSAGESSTIVKFLKTRPANSKITTSIQAAEAWFNNVKIT from the coding sequence ATGTTGAAGGCAAAAACAAGGTTTGCATCTTTTGTTATGGCATGTACAATGGTTTTCTCTGTTGTCGGAATGGTATTTCAGCCTGCTGCTAAGGTATCTGCTGCAGACGCCTCTGGAACGACAGCAAGTATCTCTGATATTTTGAAGAATCAACGTCCTGACGGGGGATGGAAGAAAGATTACAAAGAAACAAGTGGTGAGTGGGCCAAATCTACGATTGATAACAAAGCTACATACTCAGAAATCAGAAGATTAGCCAAGGAGTTTAAGAAGACGAATGATCCACGCTACTCGGCTGCTGCTATCAAAGGAATCAACTTTTTGCTGAATATGCAGTACTCCAATGGAGGATGGCCGCAAGTATACCAGAGCTCGGGCTATCACACGCACATTACCTTCAACGACGATGCCATGATTAATGTCATGTACATGCTGGATGAAGTAGGTGCACGTAAAGGGGACTTCTCATTCATCGACAGCTCTCTTGCAGATCGCAGTAAAAAATCAGTTGCCAAAGGTGTAGATGCTATTCTCAATACACAGGTTGTAACAAACGGTAAACTGACTGCATGGGGACAGCAGCATGACTCCACTTCTCTTAAACCCGCTGGAGCCAGAATTTATGAAGTGCCTTCTCTAAGTGCTGGAGAGAGCAGTACGATCGTGAAGTTTTTGAAAACAAGACCGGCGAACTCCAAAATTACGACTTCAATTCAAGCGGCAGAGGCCTGGTTCAACAATGTAAAAATTACATAA